A genomic segment from Pseudomonas mendocina encodes:
- a CDS encoding methyl-accepting chemotaxis protein, which yields MLFSRLSIQWKITLLAGLCLLAIVTLLVGASQYQSSRSATLVREASSGMLEESAKLRLKARGELQAIRVQRYFMDAYQYGKGFSRQILFLREQAEKRFLDAFDLREDLTRQVRSSLEANPALLGLYLVFEPNALDGKDELFADQPDLGSNERGRFALYWAQPTVGQLEAEVMNEELLGDTTPGTNGIAYNTWYTCPRETRQPCVLEPYYDEVNGQQTLMTSIAFPLELGGKIIGVMGVDISLASLQQISQEANRELYEGQGHISIFSPSALLAGHSRDGSLLSQPVERAYTDHAGELRNLIQAGSDAELNHGDMLRELSPFKPIPEAKPWSVLLEVPQEVLLARAIKLGAQLDANRASDSLVALLMGLVAVVAGLLLMWLTARGVTRPILGVAAMLKDIASGEGDLTRRLQYARQDELGELAGWFNRFLDKLQPIIADVKSSVIDARGTADKSAAIASQTSAGMQQQYREVDQVATAFQEMSATAQDVAHNAAQAAEAARNADLASREGLQVIDRTTSTIDLLANEMNVAMQEVEGLASSSEQIGSVLEVIRSIAEQTNLLALNAAIEAARAGEAGRGFAVVADEVRNLAKRTQDSVEEIRQVIEGLQNGTREVVSTMHSSHRQAQGSVEQVQLAVAALQRISQAVSTITDMNLQIASAAEEQSSVAEEINRNVASIRDVTEAITAQADESAQVSQNLNRLANHQQSLMDQFRV from the coding sequence ATGCTGTTCAGTCGTCTTTCGATCCAATGGAAGATCACCCTGCTCGCCGGCCTCTGCCTGCTCGCCATCGTCACGCTGCTGGTGGGCGCTTCGCAGTATCAGTCCAGCCGCAGCGCCACCCTGGTGCGCGAGGCCAGCTCCGGTATGCTCGAGGAAAGTGCCAAGCTGCGCCTTAAGGCGCGCGGCGAACTGCAGGCGATCCGCGTCCAGCGCTACTTCATGGACGCCTATCAATACGGCAAGGGATTTTCCCGGCAGATTCTCTTTTTGCGCGAGCAAGCGGAGAAGCGCTTTCTCGATGCCTTCGACCTGCGCGAAGACCTGACTCGCCAGGTACGCAGCAGCCTGGAAGCCAATCCTGCCCTGCTTGGTCTGTACCTGGTATTCGAGCCCAACGCCCTGGATGGCAAGGATGAGCTGTTCGCCGACCAACCCGACCTGGGCAGCAATGAGCGTGGGCGCTTCGCCCTGTACTGGGCGCAGCCCACGGTCGGCCAACTGGAAGCCGAGGTGATGAACGAAGAGCTGCTCGGCGACACCACGCCTGGCACCAACGGCATCGCCTACAACACCTGGTACACCTGCCCGCGCGAGACGCGCCAGCCCTGCGTGTTGGAACCCTATTACGACGAGGTCAACGGACAACAAACGCTGATGACCAGCATCGCTTTCCCACTGGAGCTCGGCGGCAAGATCATCGGCGTGATGGGCGTAGATATCAGCCTGGCCAGCCTGCAACAGATCAGCCAGGAGGCCAATCGCGAGCTTTACGAAGGCCAGGGGCATATCAGCATCTTCAGCCCCAGCGCGTTGCTGGCAGGTCATAGCCGCGACGGCAGCCTTCTGAGCCAACCCGTGGAGCGCGCCTATACCGATCATGCGGGTGAACTGCGCAACCTGATCCAGGCCGGCAGCGATGCCGAACTCAATCATGGCGACATGCTGCGCGAACTCAGCCCGTTCAAACCCATTCCCGAAGCCAAGCCATGGTCGGTGTTGCTGGAAGTGCCGCAGGAAGTCCTTCTGGCACGCGCCATCAAACTGGGCGCGCAGCTCGACGCCAACCGTGCCAGCGACAGCCTCGTAGCGCTGCTGATGGGGCTCGTCGCGGTGGTCGCGGGCTTGCTGCTGATGTGGCTGACGGCGCGCGGCGTGACGCGGCCGATTCTCGGCGTGGCCGCCATGCTCAAGGACATCGCCAGCGGCGAAGGCGACCTGACCCGTCGCCTGCAGTACGCCAGGCAGGATGAGCTGGGCGAGCTGGCCGGCTGGTTCAACCGCTTCCTCGACAAGTTGCAGCCGATCATCGCCGACGTGAAGAGCAGTGTGATCGATGCACGCGGCACCGCCGACAAATCCGCGGCCATTGCCAGCCAAACCAGCGCCGGCATGCAGCAGCAGTACCGCGAAGTCGACCAGGTGGCAACCGCCTTCCAGGAGATGAGCGCCACCGCACAAGATGTCGCGCACAACGCCGCACAGGCCGCAGAAGCGGCGCGCAACGCCGATCTGGCCAGTCGCGAGGGCCTGCAGGTGATCGACCGCACCACCAGCACCATCGACCTGCTGGCCAATGAAATGAACGTGGCCATGCAGGAAGTCGAGGGCCTGGCCAGTAGCAGCGAGCAGATCGGCTCGGTGCTCGAGGTGATTCGCTCGATTGCCGAACAGACCAACCTCCTCGCCCTCAACGCCGCCATCGAGGCCGCGCGTGCCGGTGAAGCTGGTCGTGGCTTTGCCGTGGTCGCCGATGAAGTGCGCAACCTGGCCAAACGCACCCAGGATTCGGTGGAGGAAATTCGTCAGGTGATCGAAGGACTGCAGAACGGCACGCGCGAAGTGGTCAGCACCATGCACAGCAGCCATCGCCAGGCCCAGGGCAGCGTCGAGCAGGTGCAACTGGCCGTGGCCGCATTGCAGCGCATCAGTCAGGCCGTCAGCACCATTACCGACATGAACCTGCAGATCGCCAGCGCCGCGGAGGAACAGAGTTCGGTAGCCGAGGAAATCAATCGCAACGTCGCATCGATCCGCGACGTCACCGAAGCCATCACCGCACAAGCAGATGAATCGGCACAGGTGAGCCAGAACCTTAACCGGCTGGCCAATCACCAGCAGAGCCTGATGGACCAGTTCCGTGTTTGA
- a CDS encoding NADPH-dependent FMN reductase, whose protein sequence is MLNIALVAGSSRNNSQSGKVARVLRQRLIEMGQTTQDTSSIIDLGLAPLPLWPAEDAGPWAMYQQQLAAADAVVIIAPEWNGMACPAIKNFFIYASKAELAHKPGLLVGVSSGIGGAYPIGELRASSYKNCRLCYLPEHLIVRQIEKVLNGPQPVDEADERIRARIDYALDVLVRYAHALQPVRAAISFDNPAFANGM, encoded by the coding sequence ATGCTCAATATCGCCTTGGTCGCCGGCTCCAGCCGTAACAACAGCCAATCGGGAAAGGTCGCCCGCGTACTGCGTCAGCGCCTGATCGAAATGGGACAAACCACTCAGGACACCAGCAGCATCATCGACCTGGGCCTGGCCCCGCTGCCGCTTTGGCCGGCGGAAGATGCCGGTCCCTGGGCCATGTATCAGCAGCAGCTAGCAGCCGCCGATGCGGTGGTGATCATCGCGCCGGAGTGGAACGGCATGGCCTGTCCGGCGATCAAGAATTTCTTCATCTACGCCAGCAAAGCCGAGCTCGCGCACAAACCCGGCCTGCTGGTTGGCGTTTCCTCCGGCATTGGTGGCGCCTATCCCATCGGTGAGCTGCGCGCCTCCAGCTACAAGAATTGCCGCCTGTGCTATCTGCCTGAGCACCTCATCGTGCGTCAGATCGAGAAGGTTCTGAACGGTCCGCAACCGGTTGATGAAGCCGATGAGCGAATCCGTGCGCGCATCGACTATGCGCTCGACGTCCTGGTGCGTTATGCCCACGCCCTGCAGCCGGTACGCGCCGCGATCAGCTTCGACAATCCGGCGTTCGCCAACGGAATGTAA
- a CDS encoding ATP-binding protein → MRSIQRRLGIGLAATLLLAGLVLAQASLWVFDRGLRAYLEDDLRDEAQGLLAALVRGPSGLQLDERRLDPSFQRQFSGHYFRIDFSDRSWRSRSLWDRELLKPNGTGMQAELGDGPQGQLLLIYRADYRRYGENLSISVAQDYQPILQSFRHMQWVGLGLGGAALLLILIAQRYTVRRALRPLEQVRQQIVQLQQGRRTELDAEVPEELESLVAQINHLLAHTEDTLKRSRNALGNLGHALKTPLAVLISLAGREEMAAHPALRASMREQLEQIEQRLSRELGRARLAGEVLPGARFDCAQELPGLFATLSMIHDRGLSLDWQAPAGLILPRDREDLLELLGNLLDNACKWADQHVQLRVEESADGYRLYVDDDGPGIDAERREAVLGRGTRLDEQVAGHGLGLGIVRDIIEAWNGRIELQDSPLGGLRVMVSLPRR, encoded by the coding sequence TTGAGGTCCATTCAGCGTCGGCTCGGTATTGGCCTGGCCGCGACGCTACTGCTGGCCGGACTGGTTCTGGCGCAGGCCAGCCTCTGGGTATTTGACCGCGGCCTGCGTGCCTACCTGGAAGATGATCTGCGCGACGAGGCCCAGGGGCTGCTGGCGGCGCTGGTGCGCGGGCCTTCAGGTCTGCAACTGGATGAACGACGCCTTGATCCCTCGTTCCAGCGGCAATTCTCCGGGCATTACTTTCGTATCGATTTTTCCGACCGGAGCTGGCGTTCACGTTCGCTATGGGATCGTGAATTGCTCAAGCCCAATGGTACGGGCATGCAGGCCGAGCTGGGCGACGGCCCGCAGGGTCAGTTGCTGTTGATCTACCGCGCCGATTACCGCCGCTATGGCGAAAACCTTTCGATCAGCGTGGCTCAGGACTACCAACCGATACTGCAGAGCTTTCGCCATATGCAGTGGGTTGGACTCGGCCTGGGAGGTGCCGCATTGCTACTGATCCTGATAGCGCAGCGTTATACCGTGCGCCGGGCGTTGCGCCCGCTGGAGCAGGTGCGCCAGCAGATCGTGCAATTGCAGCAAGGACGGCGTACCGAGCTGGATGCCGAAGTGCCCGAGGAGCTGGAATCGCTGGTAGCGCAGATCAACCACCTGTTGGCGCATACCGAAGACACGCTCAAGCGCTCGCGTAATGCGCTGGGCAACCTCGGCCATGCGCTGAAAACCCCGTTGGCAGTACTTATCAGCCTGGCCGGCCGTGAGGAGATGGCCGCCCATCCGGCGCTGCGCGCAAGCATGCGCGAACAACTGGAGCAGATCGAGCAACGTCTCAGCCGCGAGCTTGGGCGTGCGCGTCTGGCCGGCGAGGTACTGCCTGGCGCGCGGTTCGATTGTGCGCAGGAGCTGCCGGGGCTTTTCGCCACCTTATCGATGATTCATGACCGTGGCCTGAGCCTGGATTGGCAGGCGCCGGCGGGGCTGATTCTGCCGCGCGACCGCGAGGACTTGCTGGAGCTGCTCGGAAATTTGCTGGACAACGCCTGCAAATGGGCCGATCAGCACGTGCAGCTGAGGGTAGAGGAGAGTGCCGACGGCTATCGTTTATATGTCGATGACGACGGCCCCGGCATCGATGCAGAACGCCGTGAGGCCGTGCTTGGACGCGGCACACGCCTGGACGAACAAGTGGCAGGCCATGGCCTGGGACTCGGTATCGTGCGCGATATCATCGAGGCCTGGAACGGTCGTATCGAACTGCAGGACAGTCCGCTGGGCGGGTTGCGGGTGATGGTCAGCTTGCCCCGGCGTTGA